From the Anguilla anguilla isolate fAngAng1 chromosome 8, fAngAng1.pri, whole genome shotgun sequence genome, one window contains:
- the LOC118233880 gene encoding polyadenylate-binding protein 1A-like isoform X1, with the protein MNPSAPSYPMASLYVGDLHQDVTEAMLYEKFSPAGAILSIRVCRDMITRRSLGYAYVNFQQPADAERALDTMNFDVIKGRPVRIMWSQRDPSLRKSGVGNIFIKNLDKSIDNKALYDTFSAFGNILSCKVVCDENGSKGYGFVHFETQEAAERAIEKMNGMLLNDRKVFVGRFKSRKEREAELGARAKEFTNVYIKNFGEDMDDEKLREAFSKYGAAMSIRVMTDDTGKSRGFGFVSFERHEDAQKAVDEMNGKELNGKMIYVGRAQKKVERQTELKRKFEQMKQDRMTRYQGVNLYVKNLDDGIDDERLRKEFSPFGTITSAKVMMEGGRSKGFGFVCFSSPEEATKAVTEMNGRIVATKPLYVALAQRKEERQAHLTNQYMQRMASVRAVPNPVINPYQPAPPSGYFMAAIPQAQNRAAYYPTSQLAQLRPSPRWATQGVRPQHFQNMPGTMRPSAPRPQTFSTMRPTSQVPRMMSTQRVAAAQTLGPRPSAAAAAAAAPVRGVPQYKYAAGVRNPQQHMASQPQVAMQQPAVHVQGQEPLTASMLAAAPPQEQKQMLGERLFPLIQNMHPSLAGKITGMLLEIDNSELLHMLESPESLRSKVDEAVAVLQAHQAKEAAQKTVTNSTGVPSV; encoded by the exons ctgAGCGCGCTCTGGACACCATGAATTTCGACGTGATCAAGGGCCGTCCCGTCCGCATCATGTGGTCCCAGCGCGACCCGTCCCTGAGGAAGAGCGGCGTCGGAAACATCTTCATCAAGAACCTGGACAAGTCCATCGACAACAAGGCCCTCTACGACACCTTCTCCGCCTTCGGTAACATCCTGTCCTGCAAG GTGGTTTGTGATGAGAATGGCTCTAAGGGCTACGGCTTTGTGCACTTTGAGACCCAGGAGGCGGCGGAGAGGGCTATTGAGAAAATGAACGGCATGTTGCTCAATGACAGAAAAGT GTTTGTCGGGCGCTTCAAGTCCCGCAAGGAGCGCGAGGCGGAGCTCGGGGCCCGAGCCAAGGAGTTCACCAACGTGTACATCAAGAACTTCGGAGAGGACATGGATGACGAGAAGCTCAGGGAGGCCTTCAGTAAATACG GAGCGGCCATGAGCATCCGCGTCATGACGGACGACACCGGCAAGTCCAGAGGGTTCGGCTTCGTGAGCTTCGAGAGGCACGAGGACGCGCAGAAG GCGGTGGACGAGATGAACGGGAAGGAGCTGAACGGGAAGATGATCTACGTGGGCCGCGCCCAGAAGAAGGTGGAGCGGCAGACGGAGCTGAAGCGCAAGTTCGAGCAGATGAAGCAGGACCGCATGACCCGCTACCAG GGCGTCAATCTGTATGTGAAGAACCTCGACGATGGAATCGATGACGAGCGCTTGCGCAAGGAGTTCTCCCCGTTTGGGACCATCACCAGTGCCAAG gtgatgATGGAGGGCGGCCGCAGCAAGGGCTTCGGCTTCGTGTGCTTCTCGTCGCCGGAGGAGGCCACCAAGGCGGTGACGGAGATGAACGGGCGCATCGTGGCCACCAAGCCGCTGTACGTGGCGCTGGCGCAGCGCAAGGAGGAGCGGCAGGCCCACCTCACCAACCAGTACATGCAGCGGATGGCCAGCGTGCGCGCCGTGCCCAACCCCGTCATCAACCCCTACCAGCCCGCCCCGCCCTCCGGCTACTTCATGGCCGCCATTCCCCAG GCCCAGAACAGAGCTGCCTACTACCCCACCAGCCAGCTGGCCCAGCTCCGGCCGAGTCCCCGCTGGGCGACACAGGGCGTGAGACCACAGC ATTTCCAGAACATGCCAGGAACCATGCGCCCCTCGGCCCCCAGGCCCCAGACCTTCAGCACCATGAGGCCCACCTCCCAGGTGCCCCGCATGATGTCCACCCAGCGCGTCG cagcagctcagaCCCTTGGGCCACGCCCCTCGGCcgcggccgcggcggcggcagctCCGGTGCGCGGCGTGCCCCAGTACAAGTACGCCGCCGGCGTGCGCAACCCCCAGCAGCACATGGCCTCCCAGCCTCAGGTGGCTATGCAGCAG CCCGCCGTCCACGTGCAGGGCCAGGAGCCCCTGACCGCCTCCATGCttgccgccgcccccccgcaggAGCAGAAACAGATGCTGG GGGAGCGCCTGTTCCCGCTCATCCAGAACATGCACCCCAGCCTGGCGGGGAAGATCACCGGCATGCTGCTGGAGATCGACAACTCGGAGCTGCTGCACATGCTGGAGTCGCCCGAGTCGCTGCGCTCcaag GTGGATGAGGCCGTCGCTGTGCTGCAGGCTCACCAGGCCAAGGAAGCCGCGCAGAAAACCGTCACCAACTCTACCGGTGTGCCAAGTGTCTGA